GCTTGTGATTTACCTCGGTTACGGGTTGAGGTGTTGCAAGGATGGGCGAGTGAACTTAATAGTGTACCGGATGAAGCGATCGCCACTTTGGTTCATAATACTAAAGGCTGGGAACCTCTATGTGGTTTTTATCGCCGTCGCTGTTTACCACAACTTTTAGATTTTGTCAATCAAGGGGGGCGATCATTCCAGCAGTGGCTGAATCAGCATCCCATACAAGTTTTGTCCTTACCAGCATCAGAGATGTTATTTAACTGTAATACACCAGAAGATTTGGCTTTGCTCAAATAAAAATCTCATTCTCACAAAAATATGGAAAAAAATAATATTTGTCGTCTATAAAACATGAATTTTGGAATTATTACTGTATACTGATTGTATAGCTTTTTTCAATAAACCTTGTATAGATAATAGCGAGTAGAGCAGTCATAGGTTCCTCATGGGATTTTGGCTTGTGTATCTACTCGCATTTTTAATGTCTATGTTTATTCCTTTGCAGAACTCATGGGTTTTTGAGTGACTGAATTATGCTGGGCATTTTGAACACCAGCACTAGTCAGACTGCGGAAATATAGACCTCCGACACTGGCTAAAAATAGAACATAACTGATTGCCTGTAATAGATACAGATGTTCTCTGTAGCCAAACAAAGATTTGAGAATAATACCGGGGAATTGTTTATCTGGTAAGATTGCGTCAGTGTTCCACACCATTGGCCCCAAAATGCAAGAGTGGATTTGGCTAAAGTGATCGTAATATAAACAAATATTTTCGGGAGTGCTACTGCTCAGGGCAAGATTAGCTAAACCTTCATCAAAATGCTTCAACGCAGAAACTACTAACCCAGAAACAATCAACACTAATAAAACGCCCATCACCTGGAAAAACTGGCGGATGTTGATTTTGACACCCAATTTAAATAGTAAAACTCCGATAGCAGCTGCCCCGATTAAACCAGCAATTGCACCTAAAACGGGGAGTAATCCTTGTTGAAAATTCGCAGCAATAAATAAAACAGTTTCAAAACCTTCACGGACAACGGCGATTAAAATTAAACTAAACACGCCCCAACCAGCATTGGAGTTTTGTGTTAGCGCTTGTGTGACTGCTCCTTCAACTTGGGCTTTCATAAATCTGGCTTGTTTAGTCATCCAGATTAGCATCCAACTGAGCATAGCGATCGCCACGATACCAAACACAGTTTCTAGCATTGGCTCAACTACTGTGGTGTATTGAGGATTTACTGCCCCTAGTGTTTGAATTAACCAAGTAAATAACACACCGATGAGGACACTAATCACAATGCCAACAGCAACGCCGGCATATACCCAAGAATTGAGTCGGGATTGGTTGGCTTTTTTGAGTAAAGCTAGGACAATGCCCACAACAAGGGCAGCTTCTACTCCTTCTCGGAGTGTAATGACAAAAGTTGGTAAAGCAGTGCTGAGATTCATGATTAGGGAATGGGGAATAGGAGCAGGGGGCAGGGAGCAGGGGGCGGGTATGGCTACGCCACAATATCATTCAACGAAGAAGGCGGGCAGGATGCCCACCCCACAATTTTAATAAACCCGCCCGTACTACTTTTAGCTGAAGTCGCGGAGCATTTTTTTGAGTTCGAGATTATGCATCTCTTCTTGCCCAATCATCCCACGAGCAAATTCTTCTAGATAAATGCTGGCATTGGTGACAGTTTCTAAAAGACTTTTGTACAAATCCAGCGC
The window above is part of the Nodularia spumigena CCY9414 genome. Proteins encoded here:
- a CDS encoding FTR1 family iron permease, whose product is MNLSTALPTFVITLREGVEAALVVGIVLALLKKANQSRLNSWVYAGVAVGIVISVLIGVLFTWLIQTLGAVNPQYTTVVEPMLETVFGIVAIAMLSWMLIWMTKQARFMKAQVEGAVTQALTQNSNAGWGVFSLILIAVVREGFETVLFIAANFQQGLLPVLGAIAGLIGAAAIGVLLFKLGVKINIRQFFQVMGVLLVLIVSGLVVSALKHFDEGLANLALSSSTPENICLYYDHFSQIHSCILGPMVWNTDAILPDKQFPGIILKSLFGYREHLYLLQAISYVLFLASVGGLYFRSLTSAGVQNAQHNSVTQKPMSSAKE